The proteins below are encoded in one region of candidate division WOR-3 bacterium:
- the queA gene encoding tRNA preQ1(34) S-adenosylmethionine ribosyltransferase-isomerase QueA, giving the protein MLVSEFDYHLPQELIAQEPAPERDRSRLLVLERSSGKLYDAWFSDIGQWLTAGDLLVLNDTRVIPARLFGRLRTGGRAELLLLRNVRPGEWAALARPARKLKPGATVCLDGFVATVIECRPDGVRIVRFEPGNVRELLATQGELALPPYIRKKCTMPERYQTVYARKDGAVAAPTAGLHFTTELLVRLRAQGVETAFVTLHAGLGTFRPVKVATVEEHTMYPEEFELSEDAAAAVNSALEQGRRVVCVGTTTVRVLEEVAEVIHGVKGSRVRVKPGLGETNLFIYPGYLWKVTGALVTNFHLPKSTLLMLVSAFAGHRNVLAAYEHAVRKRYRFYSFGDAMFIV; this is encoded by the coding sequence ATGCTTGTTTCCGAGTTCGACTATCATCTGCCGCAGGAGCTGATTGCCCAGGAACCGGCCCCGGAACGGGACCGTTCTAGGCTGCTCGTTCTCGAACGAAGTAGCGGCAAGCTGTACGACGCCTGGTTCTCGGACATCGGGCAGTGGCTTACGGCCGGCGACCTGCTCGTCTTGAACGATACGCGTGTCATACCGGCCCGATTGTTTGGCCGGCTCCGGACCGGGGGAAGAGCAGAGTTGCTGCTGCTGCGTAACGTCCGGCCGGGCGAGTGGGCTGCGCTGGCCAGACCGGCGCGGAAGTTGAAGCCTGGTGCCACGGTGTGTCTTGATGGTTTCGTAGCAACTGTCATCGAGTGCAGGCCTGATGGTGTGAGAATCGTCCGGTTCGAACCCGGGAATGTGCGCGAACTCCTGGCTACTCAGGGCGAGCTTGCCCTGCCGCCATACATCAGAAAGAAATGCACGATGCCGGAACGATATCAGACCGTGTACGCACGGAAGGATGGTGCAGTCGCGGCACCGACTGCCGGCCTACACTTCACTACAGAGCTTCTCGTCCGGCTCAGGGCGCAGGGCGTCGAGACGGCATTTGTTACCCTGCACGCCGGGCTTGGGACATTCCGGCCGGTGAAGGTCGCAACGGTCGAGGAGCATACGATGTACCCGGAAGAGTTCGAGCTGAGCGAAGACGCGGCTGCGGCCGTGAACAGCGCGCTGGAGCAGGGCCGGCGCGTAGTGTGCGTCGGGACAACTACGGTCAGAGTGCTGGAGGAGGTGGCGGAGGTGATTCATGGTGTCAAAGGCTCAAGAGTCCGAGTGAAGCCTGGCCTGGGGGAAACGAATCTGTTCATATATCCCGGATACTTGTGGAAGGTGACCGGAGCCCTGGTTACGAACTTTCACCTGCCCAAATCCACACTGCTCATGCTGGTCTCGGCATTTGCTGGTCACCGGAACGTGCTTGCCGCCTACGAGCACGCTGTCAGGAAGAGGTATCGGTTCTATAGCTTCGGCGATGCGATGTTCATCGTGTAG
- the murF gene encoding UDP-N-acetylmuramoyl-tripeptide--D-alanyl-D-alanine ligase produces the protein MEPLKVEDVVRAVGGTLVRGGRKTITGVSIDSRAMRPGDLFFAIKGERFDGHEFVPDVLARGAAGAIVQVPPVNLPSSVRSRVVIQVADTRKALADLARFYRSRLRTRVVAVTGSNGKTTTREMIAAVLASRHRVVSAEGNFNNDIGVPLTVFRLDSGTEFGVFEIEMNRFGGTRMLAQVCRPEVGVVTNIGDSHLEFMKDRMGVALEKAELLAELPEDGCAVVNADDPMVMNIAGRACRTRCLTFGIEKPADVFATEVRDLGLEGSEFRLMGQHPVRLSIPGWHNVVNFLAACAATRACGMEFADMPRALVRFTPPEKRLRVHRLGKVTLIDDSYNANPQSMAVAVELLCRNAAPGHRVAFLGDMLELGEYAVEAHSRLGQIVSTCLDRVAFVGPLGEHAASVAIKAGMDAKRFRLFADAGQLLSELFDMIRPGDTILVKGSRAMKMELVTQAILQHYDEEPDKVH, from the coding sequence TTGGAGCCGCTGAAGGTAGAGGACGTAGTCAGGGCAGTCGGTGGTACGCTCGTAAGAGGGGGGCGCAAGACTATCACTGGCGTCTCCATTGATTCAAGGGCCATGAGGCCTGGCGACCTGTTCTTCGCCATCAAGGGTGAACGCTTCGACGGCCACGAGTTCGTGCCTGATGTTCTGGCACGTGGCGCTGCCGGCGCAATTGTCCAGGTTCCACCGGTGAACCTTCCGTCTTCTGTCCGAAGCCGGGTAGTCATTCAGGTCGCTGACACGCGTAAGGCCCTTGCCGACCTGGCTCGGTTTTACCGTTCGAGGCTTAGGACCCGTGTGGTTGCGGTTACCGGCTCGAACGGTAAGACCACGACCAGGGAAATGATTGCGGCGGTTCTTGCGAGCCGGCATCGGGTCGTCAGTGCGGAAGGTAACTTCAACAATGATATTGGCGTGCCGCTGACCGTGTTCCGGCTGGATTCTGGGACCGAGTTCGGCGTGTTCGAAATCGAGATGAACCGGTTTGGCGGCACCAGAATGCTTGCTCAGGTCTGCCGTCCTGAAGTCGGCGTGGTGACGAATATCGGTGACTCACATCTTGAGTTCATGAAGGACCGTATGGGAGTGGCGCTTGAGAAGGCAGAGCTGTTGGCCGAGCTTCCAGAGGACGGCTGCGCGGTGGTTAACGCTGACGACCCGATGGTGATGAATATTGCAGGCCGGGCGTGTCGTACGAGGTGCCTCACCTTTGGCATTGAGAAGCCGGCAGACGTTTTTGCCACCGAAGTTAGGGACCTGGGTCTGGAGGGTTCTGAGTTCAGGCTTATGGGTCAACATCCGGTGCGGCTCTCGATACCTGGTTGGCACAATGTGGTGAATTTTCTCGCCGCGTGTGCTGCGACCCGAGCCTGCGGGATGGAGTTTGCCGACATGCCCCGGGCACTTGTCAGGTTCACACCGCCGGAGAAACGGCTGCGTGTACATCGTCTTGGCAAGGTTACGCTGATAGACGACAGCTACAACGCGAACCCTCAATCCATGGCGGTAGCAGTAGAACTCTTGTGTCGCAACGCAGCCCCGGGTCATCGGGTGGCGTTTCTGGGCGACATGCTCGAACTTGGCGAGTATGCAGTCGAAGCACACTCCCGGCTCGGTCAGATCGTTAGCACCTGTCTTGACCGGGTAGCGTTCGTCGGGCCACTAGGCGAGCACGCTGCCTCGGTCGCAATCAAGGCAGGCATGGACGCAAAACGGTTCAGGTTATTTGCCGACGCCGGCCAGCTATTGTCTGAACTGTTTGACATGATTAGGCCCGGCGATACAATTCTCGTCAAGGGTTCACGGGCGATGAAGATGGAGCTTGTGACCCAGGCAATCTTACAACACTACGATGAAGAACCCGATAAAGTTCACTGA